One window of Thermodesulfobacteriota bacterium genomic DNA carries:
- a CDS encoding DMT family transporter, whose amino-acid sequence MMNLRHKKKTAKMDRAKSRLRTGLPYVLLMIAPLCWAGNMVLARGVAEIIPPISLAFWRWTIAFILLLPLVWKYAKQDWGLMILHWKMMIFLSLTGISLFNVLLYTALHTTTAINGALIQTAMPAMIILISVMLFHDKINRIQVAGVMLCLIGAAVVVLHGKFTNLLKLTFTRGDLLMIIAVIFYAFYSACLRKRPKIHPLSFLVYSFGIGALFLLPFYVGEMIYAGAHDMNKNFVFSILYVAIFPSIVAYFSWNRGIEMIGANRGGLFINLIPVFASLMAMIWLNESLMIFHIIGMGMIFVGMILFNRYSATG is encoded by the coding sequence ATGATGAATCTGCGACATAAAAAGAAAACAGCTAAAATGGATAGAGCTAAAAGCCGGCTTAGGACCGGACTTCCATATGTTCTGCTGATGATCGCACCGCTATGCTGGGCCGGTAACATGGTTCTGGCACGTGGTGTGGCTGAGATCATTCCCCCGATAAGCCTTGCATTCTGGAGATGGACGATTGCTTTTATCCTCCTGCTCCCTCTTGTCTGGAAATATGCGAAACAGGATTGGGGGCTGATGATCTTGCATTGGAAAATGATGATATTTTTATCCCTGACCGGGATCAGTCTTTTTAACGTGCTCCTTTATACCGCGTTACATACCACCACGGCCATTAACGGTGCTTTGATCCAGACAGCCATGCCGGCGATGATCATTCTGATATCGGTCATGTTATTCCATGACAAAATCAACCGGATCCAGGTGGCGGGTGTGATGCTGTGCCTGATCGGCGCTGCTGTGGTGGTGTTGCACGGGAAATTTACCAATTTGCTGAAGCTGACTTTTACCCGGGGTGATCTGCTCATGATCATTGCGGTCATTTTTTACGCGTTCTATTCCGCCTGCCTGCGTAAACGGCCTAAGATACACCCGTTAAGTTTTTTGGTATACTCTTTCGGTATCGGCGCACTCTTCTTATTGCCTTTTTATGTTGGGGAAATGATCTATGCGGGCGCGCACGATATGAATAAAAATTTTGTTTTCAGTATCTTATATGTTGCCATATTTCCATCAATTGTGGCTTATTTTAGCTGGAACCGGGGAATAGAGATGATTGGGGCAAATCGTGGCGGATTGTTTATAAATCTGATTCCTGTATTTGCATCACTGATGGCAATGATCTGGCTCAATGAATCACTGATGATATTCCATATCATCGGAATGGGAATGATTTTTGTGGGAATGATTTTGTTTAACCGTTATTCGGCAACAGGGTAA
- a CDS encoding DsbA family oxidoreductase, whose protein sequence is MVTIPTLEIYSDYIUPWCYFITGSIEQLKKKFDIEIKWRTFPLHPDTPKEGLTLEQLFAGIPVDVDLMMQKLKKTAANHGLPFGNRKKTYNSRLAQELGKWAESNNAGDAFHKQAFKAYFVDGKNIAELSVLLDLAEYVGLNREEAESVLLNRTFKNAVDEDWALSGKKDIRAVPTFMISNDRLVGAQSYPDMERWVISNGVKKKV, encoded by the coding sequence ATGGTCACCATCCCAACACTTGAAATCTATTCAGATTATATCTGACCCTGGTGCTATTTCATTACCGGGAGTATTGAACAGCTGAAGAAAAAATTTGACATTGAAATAAAATGGCGTACTTTTCCCCTGCATCCGGACACTCCAAAAGAGGGGCTCACTCTTGAACAGCTGTTTGCCGGTATACCGGTGGATGTCGATCTCATGATGCAGAAATTGAAAAAAACAGCAGCGAATCATGGTTTACCCTTCGGTAACCGGAAAAAAACATATAACAGTCGCCTGGCTCAGGAGTTGGGAAAATGGGCAGAGTCAAACAATGCCGGGGATGCATTTCATAAACAGGCATTTAAGGCTTATTTTGTGGATGGAAAGAACATCGCCGAATTGTCGGTTCTTCTGGATTTGGCAGAATATGTCGGCCTGAACCGGGAAGAAGCCGAATCGGTTCTTTTGAACCGGACCTTTAAAAACGCGGTGGACGAAGACTGGGCTCTCTCTGGTAAAAAGGACATCAGGGCGGTACCGACTTTTATGATATCAAATGATCGACTGGTTGGCGCACAAAGTTACCCGGACATGGAGAGATGGGTCATTTCAAATGGAGTGAAAAAAAAAGTGTAA
- a CDS encoding GntR family transcriptional regulator, whose translation MIKFKLDPKSGIPFYRQIIDQIRYGVASGELKVGDQLPTVRALAVELKVNLNTVSKAYRELEIQSVLESQQGTGTFIGTVSVQIPQTERQNKLANICSEFLSIASSYGFGIEDMINELNKRQGGKP comes from the coding sequence ATGATCAAGTTTAAGTTAGATCCCAAATCAGGGATTCCATTTTATCGGCAGATCATTGATCAAATCCGTTACGGGGTGGCCAGCGGAGAATTAAAAGTTGGAGATCAATTGCCAACGGTCAGGGCTTTAGCCGTTGAACTTAAGGTGAATCTCAACACAGTCAGCAAAGCATACCGGGAACTTGAAATTCAAAGCGTTTTGGAAAGCCAGCAGGGCACCGGCACATTCATCGGTACGGTCAGCGTTCAAATCCCTCAAACTGAGCGGCAAAACAAGCTGGCCAATATCTGTTCGGAGTTTTTAAGCATTGCATCCAGTTATGGGTTTGGCATTGAGGATATGATAAATGAACTCAACAAAAGGCAAGGAGGGAAACCATGA
- a CDS encoding slipin family protein — MNSEKENQKSINPISMTIIILTLAGGIVLIFFNIIHWSLAAPGGIILLIFAASIRIADQWEKAIVLRMGKFVGLRGPGIFFIIPIIDRVDNYIDQRVRVTDFRAEKTLTKDTVPVDVDAVVYWTVWDAEKTALEVKRYIDAVTYIAQTGLRDIIGRHELADLLQHRDKIADALQHTLDEHTNPWGITCQNVGISDIIIPEALSDAMSKQAQAERERQARIILGTAETEISEKFAEASGKYQDNPVALQLRGMNMLFEGLKEKGSLIIVPSSALESMNMGAIGGLAALAEKSEGET, encoded by the coding sequence ATGAATTCAGAAAAAGAAAACCAAAAATCCATCAACCCAATATCCATGACCATCATTATTTTAACCTTAGCCGGCGGAATCGTGTTGATTTTTTTCAATATCATTCACTGGAGCCTTGCAGCCCCCGGAGGAATCATTTTATTGATCTTTGCGGCTTCCATCCGAATTGCAGATCAATGGGAAAAAGCCATTGTCCTTAGAATGGGAAAATTTGTGGGGTTAAGAGGTCCGGGAATATTCTTTATCATACCCATTATTGATCGAGTGGACAATTATATCGATCAGCGCGTTCGGGTCACTGATTTTCGCGCAGAAAAAACGCTCACAAAAGATACGGTCCCGGTGGATGTGGACGCGGTTGTTTACTGGACGGTATGGGATGCTGAAAAAACCGCTTTGGAAGTCAAGCGGTATATCGACGCCGTTACCTACATCGCTCAAACCGGCCTAAGGGATATTATTGGCAGACATGAATTGGCAGATCTTTTGCAGCATCGTGATAAAATTGCCGATGCCCTGCAACACACGCTTGATGAACACACCAACCCCTGGGGAATCACCTGTCAAAACGTGGGAATTTCAGACATTATCATTCCGGAAGCGCTTTCAGATGCAATGAGCAAACAGGCCCAGGCGGAGCGGGAACGTCAGGCCAGAATTATCCTGGGAACGGCTGAAACCGAAATATCGGAAAAATTTGCCGAGGCCAGTGGGAAATACCAGGACAACCCGGTGGCGCTCCAATTGCGTGGGATGAATATGCTTTTCGAAGGGCTCAAGGAAAAGGGATCATTGATTATTGTCCCGAGTTCCGCGCTGGAATCAATGAATATGGGTGCGATCGGCGGGCTGGCCGCTTTGGCTGAAAAAAGCGAGGGTGAAACTTAA
- a CDS encoding serine hydrolase, with translation MKLLKLDYSKLLFCIPFFILFAFLVQNSVSAQPKKREYWPTSGWKMSTPEMQGMDSAKLSIADEFIQNRLPDAFSLLVVKNGYLVFEKYYSWGSPEKYAVVHSVTKSVTSALIGISLKKGYLNSVDQRLIEFFPQYFNGEVDPRKKKITVRHLLTMSAGFQWDDRGPSMRNWYTSPDWLKFAIQLPQEKNPGDEFNYNSSTSHLLSAILSKSTKTTALYFAKRNLFEPLGIQSAYWHQDPQGYHIGGFGLGLSARDLAKLGFLYLNNGYWNGQSIVPEYWVKQSTAQQIQAIRHPIYGPFGYGYQWWVKKVDGCSSYRAWGRRGQFIVVVPELDLVIAVTSETRPHPPTSIHYSPLFDLVASSVQRKRPVKESLKSAELPQDVTSFKTDYNQAMFNKDMATIDDLISDRFLHDGVTKQMAVRFLMRILPYASEAKIIFTKFEPEGDKAKIDVVLKDKYFEASFMIGSKLIKENGQWKWYGNQIAK, from the coding sequence ATGAAATTATTAAAATTAGATTATAGCAAACTATTATTTTGTATTCCTTTTTTTATTCTTTTTGCATTTTTGGTTCAGAATTCAGTTTCCGCACAACCAAAAAAGCGGGAATACTGGCCCACCAGCGGCTGGAAGATGTCCACTCCGGAAATGCAGGGTATGGATTCCGCCAAACTATCCATAGCAGACGAATTTATCCAAAACAGACTTCCCGATGCATTTAGTCTGCTGGTGGTTAAAAACGGCTATTTGGTTTTTGAGAAATATTACTCGTGGGGAAGTCCGGAAAAATATGCTGTTGTTCATTCCGTTACCAAAAGTGTGACCTCCGCCCTGATTGGTATTTCACTGAAAAAAGGCTATCTTAACAGTGTCGATCAAAGACTAATCGAATTTTTTCCCCAGTATTTCAACGGTGAAGTGGATCCGAGGAAAAAAAAGATCACTGTTAGGCATCTTTTGACCATGAGTGCCGGATTTCAATGGGATGATAGGGGCCCTAGTATGCGGAACTGGTATACTTCTCCGGATTGGTTAAAATTTGCCATTCAACTTCCGCAGGAAAAAAATCCGGGGGATGAATTTAATTACAACTCATCAACATCGCATCTTCTATCTGCAATTTTGTCAAAATCGACCAAAACCACCGCCTTGTATTTTGCAAAGAGAAACCTTTTTGAACCGTTGGGGATACAATCAGCCTATTGGCATCAAGACCCGCAAGGATACCATATTGGCGGTTTCGGTTTGGGCCTATCAGCACGGGATTTAGCAAAATTGGGTTTCCTGTACCTGAATAATGGATATTGGAACGGTCAATCCATTGTCCCTGAATACTGGGTGAAACAATCTACCGCTCAGCAGATACAGGCCATTCGCCACCCCATATATGGACCGTTTGGATACGGATATCAATGGTGGGTGAAGAAAGTTGATGGCTGCAGCAGTTACAGGGCCTGGGGAAGGCGAGGGCAATTTATCGTGGTGGTTCCGGAACTTGACCTTGTTATTGCGGTAACCTCAGAAACACGGCCTCATCCGCCCACTTCGATTCATTACAGCCCCCTATTTGATTTGGTTGCATCTTCTGTTCAAAGGAAACGGCCGGTGAAAGAATCCCTCAAAAGCGCGGAGTTGCCCCAAGACGTAACATCTTTCAAAACTGACTATAATCAAGCAATGTTTAACAAAGATATGGCGACCATAGACGACTTAATTTCGGATCGATTTCTCCATGATGGCGTCACCAAACAAATGGCTGTAAGATTTTTAATGAGAATTTTACCTTATGCGTCCGAGGCTAAAATCATCTTCACCAAGTTTGAGCCTGAGGGCGACAAGGCTAAGATTGATGTGGTGCTTAAGGATAAATATTTTGAAGCCTCATTTATGATCGGCAGCAAGCTGATCAAAGAGAATGGCCAATGGAAATGGTATGGAAACCAAATTGCAAAATAG
- the rplU gene encoding 50S ribosomal protein L21 translates to MYAIVDSGGKQYKVREGEILRVEKLTGEVGDSVSFDKILMFSDGEQVNIGTPLLEDVTVNGHIVEQGKAKKIIVFKYKRRKRYRRKQGHRQQFTAVKVDSIKA, encoded by the coding sequence ATGTATGCTATAGTTGATTCGGGAGGAAAGCAATATAAAGTTCGCGAAGGTGAAATTTTAAGAGTTGAAAAACTGACCGGAGAGGTGGGTGACAGCGTTTCTTTTGATAAAATTCTTATGTTTTCCGATGGGGAGCAGGTAAATATAGGCACACCACTCCTTGAAGATGTGACGGTGAACGGACATATCGTGGAGCAGGGAAAGGCAAAAAAGATTATTGTTTTCAAATATAAGCGGCGTAAAAGATATCGTCGGAAACAGGGGCATCGTCAGCAATTTACGGCAGTTAAAGTCGACAGCATTAAAGCCTGA
- the rpmA gene encoding 50S ribosomal protein L27: MAHKKAGGSSKNGRDSNAQRRGVKIYGGQKVRAGNILVRQLGTKIHPGENVGIGKDYTLFAKIDGVVSYERFGRSRKKASVYAEGSL, encoded by the coding sequence ATGGCACATAAAAAAGCAGGCGGCAGTTCTAAAAATGGCCGTGACAGCAATGCGCAAAGACGCGGGGTAAAAATCTATGGCGGGCAAAAAGTAAGAGCCGGAAATATACTGGTTCGACAGCTTGGAACGAAAATACATCCGGGAGAGAACGTCGGAATAGGCAAAGATTATACTCTGTTTGCCAAAATCGACGGTGTGGTATCTTATGAACGGTTTGGCCGTTCCCGCAAAAAAGCAAGCGTCTATGCTGAGGGTTCTCTCTAA
- the obgE gene encoding GTPase ObgE translates to MKFIDEAIITVQSGNGGSGCVSFRREKFIPQGGPDGGDGGKGGDIVLKTTFRKRTLQHFQFKRQFKAINGASGQGKQKTGKNGPDLIIEIPPGTLVRDAETEQILKDLTKPDEIFIAAKGGRGGQGNRRFKTSTNRTPRFAQPGEPGETVTLKLDLKLLADVGIIGLPNAGKSTLISSISAANPKIGNYPFTTLSPNLGVVQPPGGEPFVLSDIPGLIEGAHKGAGLGIKFLRHIERTRILVHLIDALSIDLNHPLKGYHTINRELAMYSKGLAEKPQIVVVNKLDLTGADEAATIFQSAVKDKNVLLISAINGTGLDKLKTQIVKCLDNLNQ, encoded by the coding sequence GTGAAATTTATTGATGAAGCGATTATTACTGTTCAATCCGGGAACGGTGGAAGCGGCTGTGTCAGTTTCAGGCGTGAAAAGTTTATCCCGCAGGGAGGCCCGGACGGCGGGGACGGTGGTAAAGGCGGCGATATTGTTTTAAAAACAACTTTTCGCAAACGGACACTGCAACATTTTCAATTCAAAAGACAGTTTAAAGCCATAAACGGCGCCAGTGGCCAAGGTAAGCAAAAAACCGGAAAAAACGGCCCGGATCTCATCATAGAAATTCCTCCGGGAACACTGGTCCGCGACGCTGAAACCGAGCAAATCCTAAAAGATCTCACCAAACCCGATGAAATTTTTATCGCAGCCAAAGGCGGTAGAGGCGGCCAGGGAAACAGGCGCTTTAAGACATCGACAAATCGTACTCCCCGATTTGCTCAACCGGGCGAGCCGGGCGAAACAGTCACACTTAAGCTTGATCTTAAGCTTCTTGCGGATGTCGGCATCATCGGTCTTCCCAATGCGGGCAAATCCACTCTTATCAGTTCCATCTCCGCAGCAAATCCGAAAATAGGAAATTACCCCTTTACCACCCTTTCGCCAAATCTGGGTGTGGTTCAACCCCCCGGCGGAGAGCCTTTTGTTCTGTCCGACATCCCTGGATTGATTGAAGGCGCCCATAAAGGAGCCGGTCTTGGCATTAAATTTTTACGGCATATTGAACGCACCCGAATCCTTGTCCACCTCATCGATGCGTTATCCATAGATCTGAATCACCCTCTTAAGGGATACCACACCATTAACCGGGAACTGGCCATGTACAGCAAGGGACTTGCCGAAAAACCTCAAATTGTGGTTGTCAATAAACTGGATTTAACCGGCGCCGATGAGGCAGCCACCATTTTCCAGTCTGCCGTAAAGGATAAAAACGTACTGCTGATTTCCGCCATCAACGGAACAGGGCTTGACAAACTAAAAACTCAAATTGTTAAATGTCTGGACAATTTGAACCAATAA
- the nadD gene encoding nicotinate-nucleotide adenylyltransferase has translation MRIGLFGGTYNPIHLGHLRAAVEVKQGFSLNEIYFIPCAIPPHKQSEHVAGPKERYEMTRMATLNTPGFVASDVELKRSGPSYTIDTIIHFKSALAKDSELYFILGLDAFLEIDTWKSYMNLFPLIPFIILTRPYSGHTDPDLRQQQVEDFIHSKISTGYKFNASQSGFFHKELKPVFLFDVTPLEISSSAIRSHIKEGRSIRFLVPDQTIDFIKTNGLYR, from the coding sequence ATGCGCATAGGACTTTTTGGCGGTACATATAATCCGATTCACCTGGGTCACCTTCGGGCTGCGGTGGAAGTAAAACAAGGTTTTTCCTTGAATGAAATTTATTTCATTCCTTGTGCGATTCCACCACACAAACAATCGGAGCATGTGGCCGGCCCCAAAGAACGCTATGAAATGACGCGTATGGCGACTTTAAATACACCGGGTTTTGTAGCTTCTGATGTTGAATTAAAACGCTCAGGACCTTCATATACCATTGATACGATTATTCATTTTAAGTCGGCTCTGGCAAAAGATAGCGAACTTTATTTTATTCTCGGGCTTGATGCATTCCTTGAAATTGACACATGGAAATCGTATATGAATCTCTTTCCGCTGATTCCTTTTATTATCTTAACCAGACCGTATTCCGGGCACACAGACCCGGATCTGAGACAACAGCAGGTTGAAGATTTCATTCACTCTAAGATATCCACCGGATATAAATTTAACGCTTCACAATCCGGCTTTTTCCATAAGGAATTAAAACCCGTTTTCCTTTTTGATGTCACCCCACTTGAAATTTCATCATCGGCCATACGAAGTCATATAAAAGAAGGACGTTCCATCCGGTTTCTGGTACCTGATCAAACCATCGATTTTATAAAAACAAATGGGCTTTACCGATGA
- the rsfS gene encoding ribosome silencing factor — protein sequence MKHDYDPSLDLYVKAALGRKALEVVVLDVRELTSVAESFIICSGRSNRQVTAIAEFIQTELKKAGIQPISIEGKKEGHWVLLDYGHVIIHVFYESVRDFYDLEGLWVDAKRIQTKSLIEATEKKGM from the coding sequence ATGAAGCATGATTATGATCCTTCACTCGATCTTTATGTTAAAGCGGCTTTAGGCAGAAAAGCGCTTGAGGTCGTTGTGCTGGATGTCCGGGAACTGACCTCGGTGGCAGAGTCATTTATCATATGCAGCGGCCGTTCGAATCGCCAGGTGACGGCAATAGCGGAATTTATCCAAACAGAGCTTAAAAAGGCCGGAATACAACCCATAAGTATAGAGGGTAAAAAAGAAGGGCACTGGGTTTTGCTTGATTACGGACATGTGATTATTCATGTGTTTTATGAGTCCGTGCGAGATTTTTATGACCTCGAAGGACTCTGGGTGGATGCGAAAAGGATTCAGACCAAAAGCCTTATTGAAGCAACTGAAAAGAAAGGGATGTAA
- the gpmI gene encoding 2,3-bisphosphoglycerate-independent phosphoglycerate mutase — protein sequence MASKNRPCMLIILDGWGISANKVGNAVLLAKTPFLDKLKQEYPATQLLCSGEAVGLPHGIMGNSEVGHLNIGAGRVVYQDLLRIDMAISNKEFFKNEALTAVMSKVNANDSALHLMGLVSDGGVHSQLEHLFALLDMASKKGISKVFIHAILDGRDTPPDSGVGYIEQLQKYITDKNFATIATICGRFYAMDRDKRWDRIEKAYRLYTLGEGTGEKNPLEAVKSAYLRGETDEFVRPIIMTDKAEKPLGLLQHNDGVVFFNFRADRAREITSALTDPVFESFERKFYPKLCEFVCMTLYDEKFTLPLAFPPVHLDEILGEVISKQGLHQLRIAETEKYAHVTYFFNGGEEKAFPLEDRCLIPSPREVSTYDQKPEMSAYLVTQEVLSRLKSKKYDMIILNFANMDMVGHTGILDAAIKAAETIDECVKQIVNEVKAIGGVVLLTADHGNAEQMTADNGHPHTAHTLNPVPFILVDDHRRGTALKPGSLGDIAPTMLQLMGIGKPELMTGKSLLDT from the coding sequence ATGGCTAGCAAAAACAGACCATGCATGCTGATTATTCTTGACGGCTGGGGAATAAGCGCCAACAAAGTGGGCAACGCTGTCTTGCTTGCCAAAACACCTTTCCTGGACAAATTAAAACAAGAATATCCGGCTACACAGCTTTTATGCTCAGGTGAAGCGGTCGGACTTCCCCATGGCATTATGGGAAATTCCGAGGTCGGACATTTGAATATTGGTGCAGGCAGGGTGGTGTATCAGGACCTGTTGAGAATCGATATGGCGATCAGCAATAAAGAATTTTTTAAAAATGAAGCGCTCACCGCGGTGATGTCAAAGGTAAATGCAAATGACTCGGCGCTTCACCTGATGGGTCTTGTTTCAGACGGAGGGGTACACAGTCAGCTTGAGCACCTGTTCGCCCTTCTGGATATGGCCAGCAAGAAAGGGATAAGCAAAGTCTTTATTCATGCCATACTGGATGGTCGTGATACACCGCCGGATAGCGGTGTCGGATATATCGAGCAGCTGCAGAAATATATCACCGACAAAAATTTTGCAACAATAGCAACCATATGCGGCCGTTTTTATGCAATGGATCGCGATAAGCGCTGGGACAGAATAGAAAAGGCATACCGCCTCTATACCCTGGGGGAAGGAACCGGTGAAAAAAATCCGCTAGAAGCGGTAAAAAGCGCCTACCTGCGAGGCGAGACCGATGAATTTGTCCGCCCCATCATTATGACGGATAAAGCCGAAAAACCCCTTGGATTGCTGCAGCATAATGATGGCGTTGTTTTTTTCAATTTCAGAGCAGACCGTGCCAGAGAAATTACCAGCGCTTTAACTGATCCGGTTTTTGAATCATTTGAAAGAAAATTTTACCCAAAATTATGCGAATTTGTCTGCATGACCCTTTATGATGAAAAATTTACCCTTCCCTTGGCCTTCCCACCGGTTCATCTGGATGAAATACTTGGTGAGGTAATAAGCAAACAAGGCCTACATCAACTAAGAATAGCTGAAACCGAAAAATATGCCCATGTCACCTACTTCTTTAACGGGGGGGAAGAAAAGGCGTTCCCCTTGGAAGACCGATGTCTGATTCCATCGCCTCGTGAGGTTTCCACCTACGATCAGAAACCGGAAATGAGTGCCTACCTGGTCACCCAGGAGGTGCTCTCCAGGTTAAAATCAAAAAAGTACGACATGATCATACTGAATTTTGCCAACATGGACATGGTGGGCCATACCGGTATTCTTGATGCGGCAATCAAGGCGGCTGAAACCATCGATGAATGTGTGAAACAAATCGTAAATGAAGTGAAAGCCATAGGTGGCGTTGTCCTGCTTACCGCTGATCATGGCAATGCAGAGCAGATGACAGCCGATAACGGTCACCCGCATACCGCCCACACCCTTAACCCTGTCCCCTTTATCCTGGTGGATGATCACCGTCGAGGTACCGCCCTAAAACCCGGCAGCCTGGGAGATATTGCTCCCACTATGCTTCAACTCATGGGCATTGGCAAACCTGAGCTAATGACAGGTAAATCGCTACTGGATACCTGA